The following proteins come from a genomic window of Synechococcus sp. MU1643:
- a CDS encoding YihY/virulence factor BrkB family protein → MPRRSLLRRLSGQIWQACKRWNNAECVDLSAAFAYFVLQSFFPLLLIALSIAARVFGKTDSLDNVLASVTQVLPPSATSLVDSTLRGLVDQGFGAGILGVVVLLLTASNAYLTLQRGADRLWSEILPEPLIGLSWWQQVVQFCRTRVEAFLTVFAISVLIIFQQLVLSVGQLPEEILGVLDGVIPGLMGFVRSSPILPLGRILVPALILSLMAWLLQVVLPSRRVPSIPLIPGSLLIGFGLAFLNKILSLSIVSLGNRYQAYGVIGSVLVLTLWVWLVGVILYFGQCLSVELVAVRLAKPRLGEPNSVTP, encoded by the coding sequence GTGCCGAGACGTTCGCTTCTTCGACGCTTAAGTGGGCAGATTTGGCAGGCTTGCAAGCGTTGGAATAACGCTGAATGTGTTGATTTAAGTGCTGCATTTGCTTATTTTGTTCTGCAGTCGTTCTTCCCACTGCTGTTAATCGCATTATCTATCGCTGCACGGGTATTTGGTAAAACGGATAGTCTCGATAATGTGTTGGCCTCCGTGACGCAGGTCTTGCCGCCATCAGCAACCAGCCTGGTTGATTCAACTTTGCGTGGTTTGGTCGATCAAGGCTTCGGGGCTGGAATTCTCGGTGTTGTTGTTTTACTTCTCACGGCTAGTAACGCTTACTTGACGCTCCAGCGTGGAGCGGATCGGCTGTGGTCCGAGATTCTGCCGGAGCCATTAATTGGTTTGTCTTGGTGGCAACAGGTTGTGCAATTTTGTCGAACGCGTGTTGAGGCTTTTTTGACGGTTTTTGCAATATCTGTTTTGATTATTTTTCAACAGTTGGTGCTTAGTGTCGGGCAGCTTCCAGAAGAGATTCTTGGCGTCTTGGATGGAGTTATTCCAGGCTTAATGGGATTTGTGCGCTCCAGTCCCATTCTTCCCCTCGGGCGGATTCTTGTCCCAGCCTTGATCTTGTCCTTGATGGCCTGGCTGCTTCAGGTGGTGTTGCCCAGTCGTCGTGTTCCTTCGATTCCTCTCATTCCCGGCTCGTTGTTGATTGGATTTGGTCTGGCTTTTCTCAATAAAATTCTGAGTTTGAGTATTGTTTCTCTGGGTAATCGCTATCAGGCCTATGGCGTAATTGGCAGTGTTTTGGTCTTGACGCTTTGGGTCTGGTTGGTGGGTGTAATTCTTTATTTTGGCCAGTGTTTAAGTGTGGAATTGGTTGCAGTTCGTCTTGCCAAGCCTCGGCTCGGGGAACCGAACAGTGTGACGCCTTGA
- a CDS encoding DUF2834 domain-containing protein, which yields MRKALPWIYLLLAVLGAILPWKANLEFIAEGGGQAFDLARFIADASSTAASRSLSADLLVGASAVTLWICVEGPRQKIKGWWLAIPLSFGVAFACAAPFFLFLRERQLLAQES from the coding sequence ATGCGTAAAGCCCTGCCTTGGATTTATCTGCTTCTGGCTGTGTTGGGAGCGATCCTGCCCTGGAAAGCCAACCTGGAGTTCATCGCTGAAGGGGGTGGACAGGCCTTTGATTTGGCGCGATTTATCGCCGATGCCAGCAGCACAGCCGCCTCACGCTCCTTGAGCGCTGACCTGCTGGTGGGAGCCAGTGCCGTCACACTATGGATCTGTGTGGAAGGCCCACGTCAGAAGATCAAAGGCTGGTGGCTGGCCATCCCCTTAAGTTTTGGCGTGGCCTTTGCCTGTGCTGCTCCGTTTTTCTTGTTCCTGCGGGAACGACAGCTGCTGGCTCAAGAATCGTAA
- the xseB gene encoding exodeoxyribonuclease VII small subunit: MSKRQINKVQRDRIEVWRKDAESLSYEDAMQALDLLLAELQNDNVPLEDLQQKVLHGEVYLSRCQNLLDSVEQSIIELDPKTLKATNNA, from the coding sequence ATGAGCAAGCGCCAAATCAACAAAGTGCAGCGTGATCGCATCGAAGTGTGGCGAAAGGATGCCGAAAGCCTGAGCTACGAAGACGCCATGCAGGCTTTGGATCTGCTGCTTGCTGAGCTGCAGAACGACAATGTTCCCTTGGAGGACTTGCAGCAAAAAGTTCTCCACGGCGAGGTTTATCTAAGCCGTTGCCAGAACCTGCTCGACAGCGTCGAACAATCGATTATCGAACTCGATCCCAAAACCCTCAAAGCCACGAACAATGCGTAA
- the xseA gene encoding exodeoxyribonuclease VII large subunit, with protein sequence MSADRLPTYSVAELNTAIGSLLERGFAPRFLLEATVSRPQLKKGHLWLTLTDGSASISGVVWASKLAQLSYQPKDGDGVTVVGKLNFWAARASLTVQALDIRPSLSTVLRDFERVRQLLEQEGVIDPRHQRPLPSQPSSIAVLTSVPSSALADMLRTAAERWPLTQLIVVPIPVQGSVAPTIISTLESLAERSTELGLQALVLARGGGSREDLAVFDNEALCRLLAHYPIPVVTGLGHEDDLTVADLVADHRAATPTAAIVALLPDREAEHQGLVQRQSRLKEALLGRIHRERQRLQNRAIALQQQSPLEKIRRFRQELAQKHQLLKALSPERWLKRGLALISNEAGESISGLESVKIGDQLNIRMSDGSLEARVDQIQRSDPNTTS encoded by the coding sequence TTGAGCGCTGATCGTCTTCCGACCTACTCCGTTGCTGAGCTAAACACAGCCATCGGAAGCTTGCTGGAACGCGGCTTTGCGCCGCGTTTTTTGCTGGAAGCAACGGTCTCACGCCCTCAACTCAAGAAGGGCCACCTCTGGCTCACGCTCACCGATGGCTCCGCCAGTATTTCCGGTGTGGTGTGGGCTTCAAAACTGGCGCAGTTGAGCTACCAGCCCAAGGATGGGGACGGCGTCACCGTTGTGGGCAAGCTCAATTTCTGGGCAGCGCGAGCCAGCCTTACGGTTCAGGCGCTGGACATCCGCCCCAGCCTCAGCACGGTGCTCCGCGACTTTGAACGGGTGCGTCAACTGCTGGAACAGGAAGGGGTGATCGACCCCAGGCATCAGAGGCCGCTTCCGAGCCAACCCTCCTCCATTGCAGTGCTCACTAGCGTACCCAGCTCCGCCCTGGCCGACATGCTCCGCACCGCGGCGGAACGCTGGCCCCTGACCCAACTAATCGTGGTGCCGATTCCTGTGCAGGGGTCCGTGGCTCCGACGATTATCAGCACCCTGGAAAGCTTGGCTGAACGCTCCACCGAGCTGGGACTTCAAGCTTTGGTGCTCGCCCGCGGCGGTGGCAGCCGAGAAGACTTAGCAGTGTTCGACAACGAGGCCCTTTGCCGCCTCCTCGCGCACTACCCCATACCGGTCGTAACAGGCCTGGGCCATGAGGACGATCTCACCGTCGCCGATCTGGTGGCAGACCATCGCGCAGCCACGCCAACGGCGGCGATCGTGGCACTGCTGCCCGACCGCGAGGCGGAACACCAGGGACTTGTGCAACGGCAAAGCCGATTGAAAGAGGCACTACTAGGGAGGATTCATCGCGAGCGTCAGCGGCTCCAGAATCGGGCCATTGCGCTGCAACAACAGTCTCCACTGGAGAAGATCAGGCGCTTTCGCCAGGAGCTGGCCCAAAAGCACCAATTGCTCAAGGCACTTTCCCCGGAACGCTGGTTGAAACGCGGCTTGGCCCTGATTAGCAACGAAGCCGGCGAGTCCATCTCAGGCCTGGAATCCGTCAAGATCGGTGATCAGCTCAACATTCGAATGAGCGACGGAAGCCTTGAAGCCCGGGTCGATCAGATCCAGCGCAGTGACCCCAACACCACCTCCTGA
- a CDS encoding chlorophyll a/b-binding protein, translated as MSDNARFGFVNFAETWNGRLAMMGFVIGLGTELLTGQGILTQIGLG; from the coding sequence ATGTCTGACAACGCACGCTTCGGCTTCGTCAACTTCGCTGAGACCTGGAACGGTCGTCTGGCCATGATGGGCTTTGTGATCGGCCTCGGCACCGAGCTCCTAACCGGCCAAGGCATCCTGACTCAGATCGGCCTCGGCTGA
- the hrpB gene encoding ATP-dependent helicase HrpB has protein sequence MSQFPIDALLEQICSAVRPGQTLLLQAPPGAGKTTRVPLALIGALTEGPRVLKNHQRIWMIEPRRLATKAAAARLAESLGEDIGARIGYAVRGEQKRSDSTQLEVITGGLFLRRLQSDPSLDGVGCVIFDEFHERGRDADLSLALLREARPLLNPDLAVILMSATLDLSDLRERLPEATVLESPGRCYPVETHHQPPRPDEPLPKQVLRAIEQHTLDQPLGSGVLVFLPGLAEIERCRQTLTAAPSLQNWKIQALHGQLPLQQQSSALQRCEPNQDGSIILASAIAESSLTIDGVRLVIDSGLSRQLRYDPNTRMEGLETVVSSLASAEQRRGRAGRQCPGRCIRLWSPAEQQRRPPFHPAELLLADPQPVLMELAQWGAGLGEELPWLAPPPAAAMQEGQHGLQQLGLLEHDGRISEQGRLICGLGVHPRLGMLLLKAHERGAPQLGCDLAAILSERDPFDRRQIGSDLEARLNSIQHHPSLRTLSQQLRRQLKRLGTSPQERGASVNAGDLILAAFPEWLAQQRLDQTGRYQLRQGRGATLLPWDPLLGSPALAVARVDMGGRDTRIQMAVALSQSTLQSIAERDGHWQDEASWDPDRQRVRAERQLKLGALVVRRTPQPSPAAALCRTLLIEQLKKKASLDVLPWTDSCHQLRQRLAWMHQQVGAPWPDRDLTTLLEQADTWLGPSLEGCLSWSDISVTALEEALWGDLDWSFRQQLDGLLPRRIPIPSGRQAALHYTADEVILAVKLQEMFGSDDGPHVLNGRVPVTLELLSPAGRPLQRTRDLKGFWQGSYQEVRREMRGRYPKHPWPDDPREALPTSRTKRLSDG, from the coding sequence TTGAGCCAGTTCCCGATCGACGCCCTGTTGGAGCAGATCTGTTCTGCGGTCCGCCCAGGGCAAACGCTTTTGCTCCAGGCGCCGCCTGGGGCTGGCAAGACCACACGGGTTCCCCTGGCGCTGATCGGAGCCCTGACGGAAGGCCCGCGCGTTCTTAAAAACCATCAGAGAATCTGGATGATCGAGCCGCGGCGGCTGGCCACCAAAGCTGCCGCCGCGCGCCTTGCCGAGAGCCTGGGAGAAGACATCGGTGCGCGCATCGGTTACGCCGTGCGCGGGGAACAAAAGCGATCCGACAGCACCCAGTTGGAGGTGATCACTGGCGGCCTCTTCCTGCGGCGCTTGCAGAGCGACCCCTCGCTGGATGGGGTGGGGTGCGTGATCTTCGATGAATTTCATGAGCGGGGGCGTGATGCGGACCTGTCCCTCGCTTTGCTGCGAGAGGCGAGGCCTCTGCTGAATCCCGATCTCGCCGTGATCTTAATGTCGGCCACGCTGGATCTATCCGATCTGAGGGAACGGCTGCCCGAAGCGACGGTGCTGGAAAGCCCGGGCCGCTGTTACCCGGTGGAAACCCACCACCAACCACCACGGCCGGACGAACCCCTGCCAAAACAGGTGTTACGCGCCATCGAGCAACACACCCTTGACCAACCGCTGGGGAGCGGTGTTCTTGTCTTCCTGCCGGGGCTAGCGGAAATTGAACGCTGCAGGCAGACCCTGACGGCCGCCCCTTCCCTGCAGAACTGGAAGATTCAGGCGCTGCATGGTCAACTGCCCTTGCAGCAGCAGAGTTCAGCCCTGCAGCGCTGCGAGCCAAACCAGGACGGCAGCATCATCTTGGCCAGCGCCATTGCCGAGAGCTCCCTCACCATCGATGGGGTTCGCCTGGTGATTGACAGTGGCCTCAGCCGTCAACTGCGCTACGACCCCAACACCCGCATGGAGGGTCTGGAGACGGTGGTCTCCAGCCTGGCCAGTGCGGAGCAGCGCAGGGGCCGGGCAGGACGACAGTGTCCGGGCCGCTGCATCCGCCTCTGGTCACCGGCAGAGCAACAACGACGGCCACCCTTTCACCCCGCTGAGCTGCTGCTGGCAGATCCCCAGCCGGTGCTGATGGAACTGGCCCAGTGGGGGGCTGGGCTGGGAGAAGAGTTGCCGTGGCTGGCCCCTCCCCCCGCAGCAGCCATGCAGGAGGGACAGCACGGCCTGCAACAACTCGGCCTGCTGGAGCACGACGGCCGCATCAGCGAGCAAGGACGTTTGATCTGCGGCCTGGGTGTTCACCCCCGTCTCGGCATGCTGCTGCTGAAAGCCCATGAACGGGGCGCCCCTCAGCTGGGATGTGATCTGGCGGCCATCCTCAGCGAACGGGATCCCTTCGATCGCCGCCAAATCGGCAGCGATCTCGAGGCCCGTCTCAACAGCATCCAGCACCATCCATCCCTGCGAACGCTCAGCCAGCAACTCCGCCGCCAACTGAAACGGCTGGGCACCTCACCCCAAGAGCGAGGCGCATCGGTCAATGCTGGCGATCTGATCCTGGCGGCCTTTCCGGAATGGCTGGCGCAACAGCGTCTAGACCAGACCGGTCGCTATCAGCTGCGTCAGGGCCGCGGAGCCACGCTGCTGCCCTGGGATCCGCTCCTGGGCAGTCCAGCCCTGGCCGTTGCCAGGGTTGACATGGGCGGCAGGGACACGCGGATCCAGATGGCAGTGGCCCTGAGCCAGAGCACTCTTCAGAGCATCGCTGAGCGGGACGGCCACTGGCAAGACGAGGCCAGCTGGGATCCTGATCGCCAGCGGGTCCGCGCCGAACGCCAGCTAAAACTGGGGGCGTTGGTGGTGCGCCGTACGCCACAGCCTTCGCCAGCCGCAGCGCTGTGCCGCACCCTGCTGATCGAGCAGCTGAAGAAGAAGGCCAGCCTTGATGTCCTGCCCTGGACAGACAGCTGCCATCAGCTGCGCCAACGGCTGGCATGGATGCACCAACAGGTTGGCGCCCCCTGGCCTGATCGCGATCTGACAACACTGCTGGAGCAGGCTGACACCTGGCTTGGTCCAAGTCTGGAGGGCTGCCTGAGCTGGAGCGACATCAGCGTCACAGCTTTGGAAGAAGCACTTTGGGGCGATCTGGACTGGAGCTTCAGGCAACAACTGGATGGTCTACTGCCACGCCGCATCCCAATCCCCTCCGGCCGTCAGGCCGCCCTCCATTACACCGCCGATGAGGTCATCCTCGCCGTGAAATTGCAGGAGATGTTCGGATCTGACGACGGCCCCCACGTACTGAATGGCCGCGTCCCCGTCACATTGGAACTACTTTCACCAGCCGGCCGTCCCCTGCAACGCACGCGCGACCTCAAAGGCTTCTGGCAAGGCAGCTACCAGGAGGTGCGCCGGGAGATGCGGGGGCGCTACCCCAAGCACCCCTGGCCCGACGATCCCCGCGAAGCTCTGCCGACGTCCCGGACCAAGCGCCTGTCGGACGGATGA
- a CDS encoding DUF2973 domain-containing protein, with protein MLGSLFPLIYGALFVALLWQAFRVMSKGFRAASGPVNSVPSNAPSDRTGQVTVHPELLDSEGRITEEALLTVRFGGDDEEASTAAGPGTE; from the coding sequence ATGCTCGGTTCGCTGTTTCCCCTCATCTACGGAGCGCTGTTCGTTGCCCTGTTGTGGCAAGCCTTCCGCGTGATGAGCAAGGGTTTTCGCGCTGCCAGTGGTCCGGTCAACAGCGTGCCCAGCAACGCTCCTAGCGACCGCACAGGCCAGGTCACCGTTCACCCAGAACTGCTGGACAGCGAGGGACGCATTACGGAAGAGGCCCTGCTGACGGTGCGCTTTGGTGGTGACGATGAAGAAGCCTCGACGGCGGCTGGACCCGGCACTGAATAA
- a CDS encoding trypsin-like peptidase domain-containing protein, whose product MFKSQSRPLVVSALAGGLLVAGVSALPLAVAPQQVEARPAIRPDSFVAAAVKRSGPAVVTLETARTVNQSSVAGVPPALMRDPLFRHFFGIPRSTAPRSRVQRGQGSGVIFDAKGLLLTNAHVVEGADQLTVGLSDGRRVPARVVGKDNLTDLAVVRLEAPGPWPVADLGNSDRLSVGDWAIAVGNPYGLESTVTLGIISNLNRNVAQLGISGKRLDLIQTDAAINPGNSGGPLLNADGEVIGINTLVRSGPGAGLGFAIPINRARTIAQQLVSSGKARHPVIGIRLSPVPRPTPTSPVPPGAVIRAVQPGGPADRAGLKVDDVITRLDGQAVADPAAVVSAIERRGVGAAVVLEVERGQQLVTIDVRPVDISALTPG is encoded by the coding sequence GTGTTCAAATCCCAGTCCCGCCCGCTTGTCGTCTCCGCTTTGGCGGGGGGATTGCTGGTGGCCGGCGTGTCGGCGCTTCCCTTGGCCGTTGCCCCCCAGCAGGTCGAGGCACGCCCGGCGATCCGTCCTGACTCATTCGTGGCAGCCGCTGTGAAGCGCAGTGGTCCGGCAGTGGTCACCCTTGAGACGGCGCGGACCGTCAATCAGTCCAGTGTTGCGGGTGTGCCGCCTGCTCTGATGCGGGACCCCTTGTTTCGCCACTTCTTTGGCATCCCACGCTCCACAGCCCCGCGCTCCAGGGTGCAGCGCGGCCAAGGCAGTGGGGTGATCTTCGATGCCAAGGGCCTGCTGCTGACCAATGCCCATGTGGTGGAGGGGGCAGATCAACTGACCGTGGGCCTCTCCGATGGCAGAAGGGTGCCCGCTCGAGTGGTAGGAAAAGACAACCTCACCGATCTCGCGGTGGTGCGTCTAGAGGCGCCTGGGCCCTGGCCTGTTGCCGATCTGGGGAATTCCGACCGGCTCAGCGTGGGCGACTGGGCGATTGCCGTGGGCAACCCCTATGGGCTGGAAAGCACGGTAACCCTGGGAATTATAAGCAACCTCAATCGCAATGTTGCCCAGCTGGGAATTTCCGGCAAACGTCTTGATCTGATTCAAACTGACGCGGCGATCAATCCCGGCAACTCGGGCGGGCCACTGCTCAATGCCGATGGTGAAGTGATCGGCATCAACACCTTGGTCCGATCAGGACCTGGGGCGGGTCTGGGCTTTGCCATCCCGATCAATCGCGCTCGAACCATTGCCCAGCAGCTCGTGTCCAGCGGCAAGGCCCGTCATCCTGTGATTGGCATCCGTTTGTCCCCGGTGCCCCGGCCCACTCCGACATCCCCGGTACCTCCAGGTGCGGTGATTCGCGCTGTCCAACCTGGAGGCCCAGCGGACCGCGCTGGGCTCAAGGTTGATGATGTGATCACGCGATTGGATGGTCAGGCTGTCGCTGACCCTGCTGCGGTAGTCAGTGCTATTGAACGTCGTGGCGTCGGTGCCGCGGTTGTGCTGGAGGTGGAGCGTGGTCAGCAGCTGGTCACGATTGACGTCAGGCCGGTCGACATATCGGCCTTGACTCCCGGCTGA
- a CDS encoding ABC-F family ATP-binding cassette domain-containing protein, which yields MLRLENVSKIYPTGEVLRAVTWEVKPGDRIGLVGVNGAGKSTQMRLIAGHEEPTSGQVVRQGEPRIAYLQQEFDVDLERTVRQELFQAFGEAAEVMNRQQQVEEAMGSERAAEDPDHLDKLIQQLGQLQSRFEALHGYELDARIDKLLPTIGFTPEGAELQVKDYSGGWQMRIALGKILLQEPDLLLLDEPTNHLDVETIQWLENYLLEQSAALVVISHDRTFLDRVCNQIVSTERGVSRSYLGNYTAHLEQKQMEREATQAAFERQQKDIATQQAYIDRFRASATRSTQAKSREKQLDKVERVEAPIESVAGPSFQFPPAPRSGAQVALIDNVTHSYGDKILFLGAELEVERGDRIAFVGPNGAGKSTLLRLVMGVEPPDEGSARLGEHNVIAGYFEQNQAEALDLSKTVIDTMYEAVPDWTQTQVRSLLGSFCFSNDTVFKEVGKLSGGEKARLALALMLLTPCNLLVLDEPTNHLDIPAKQMLEDALMAYEGASLLVSHDRYFISRVANRIVELREGELVMYRGDYNYYLEKKEEERAEAKKKELAVERESKRKANKEKQKARDARRKKAA from the coding sequence GTGCTGCGACTCGAAAACGTCAGCAAGATCTACCCGACTGGGGAAGTGCTCCGGGCCGTGACCTGGGAGGTAAAACCCGGAGACAGGATCGGCCTGGTGGGGGTGAACGGCGCCGGCAAGTCCACCCAGATGCGTCTGATTGCCGGGCACGAAGAGCCCACCAGCGGCCAGGTGGTTCGGCAAGGGGAGCCCCGTATCGCCTACCTCCAACAGGAATTCGACGTGGACCTGGAGCGCACTGTGCGCCAGGAACTGTTTCAAGCCTTCGGCGAAGCCGCCGAGGTGATGAACCGGCAACAGCAGGTAGAAGAAGCCATGGGGTCGGAACGCGCTGCTGAAGATCCCGATCATCTGGACAAGCTGATCCAACAACTGGGACAGCTGCAGAGCCGCTTCGAAGCACTGCATGGCTACGAACTCGATGCCCGCATCGACAAGCTCCTGCCCACGATCGGATTCACTCCGGAGGGCGCTGAACTGCAGGTGAAGGACTATTCCGGGGGCTGGCAGATGCGAATCGCCCTAGGGAAAATCCTGCTGCAGGAACCGGATCTGCTGCTGCTGGACGAACCGACCAACCATCTGGATGTCGAGACCATCCAATGGCTGGAGAACTACCTGCTGGAGCAGAGCGCTGCCCTCGTCGTCATCAGCCACGACCGCACCTTCCTCGACCGGGTCTGCAATCAGATTGTCTCCACCGAGAGGGGGGTGTCCCGCAGCTATCTGGGGAACTACACCGCCCACCTGGAACAGAAACAAATGGAACGGGAGGCCACGCAGGCGGCCTTCGAACGCCAGCAGAAAGACATCGCCACCCAACAGGCCTATATCGATCGTTTTCGTGCCAGCGCTACCCGCAGCACCCAAGCCAAAAGCCGAGAGAAGCAACTGGACAAGGTGGAACGGGTGGAGGCACCGATCGAATCCGTGGCCGGGCCGAGTTTTCAGTTCCCGCCCGCTCCGCGCTCTGGAGCTCAGGTTGCCCTGATCGACAACGTCACCCACAGCTACGGAGACAAGATCCTGTTTCTTGGGGCTGAACTGGAGGTTGAGAGGGGTGACCGTATCGCCTTCGTTGGCCCCAATGGTGCGGGCAAGTCCACCCTGCTGCGCCTGGTGATGGGGGTTGAACCCCCCGATGAAGGCAGTGCCAGGCTTGGGGAGCACAACGTGATTGCGGGTTACTTCGAACAGAACCAGGCCGAAGCCCTGGATTTGTCCAAGACCGTGATCGACACGATGTATGAAGCGGTTCCCGATTGGACCCAGACCCAGGTTCGTTCGCTGCTGGGCAGCTTCTGCTTCAGCAACGACACGGTGTTCAAAGAGGTCGGGAAGCTCAGCGGAGGCGAGAAAGCCCGACTAGCACTGGCGCTGATGCTGCTCACCCCCTGCAATCTTCTGGTCTTGGATGAGCCCACCAATCACCTCGACATCCCGGCCAAGCAGATGCTCGAGGACGCCTTGATGGCCTACGAAGGCGCCTCGCTGCTGGTCTCCCATGACCGCTATTTCATCTCACGCGTGGCCAACCGGATTGTCGAACTGCGAGAGGGCGAACTGGTGATGTACAGGGGGGATTACAACTATTACCTCGAGAAAAAAGAAGAGGAAAGAGCTGAAGCCAAGAAGAAAGAACTGGCTGTGGAGCGAGAATCCAAGCGGAAAGCTAACAAAGAAAAGCAGAAAGCCCGAGATGCCCGGCGTAAAAAGGCGGCCTGA
- a CDS encoding anhydro-N-acetylmuramic acid kinase translates to MLCLGLMSGTSADGVDAVLARFDGPSQSPHWSLLHHHHRPYPLQLQQQVVAAGQGAPMPAAVWLELAEAITKVQADAARACDPDAQAELIGCHGQTVWHRPPARGAGGGSWQMLQAPLLAHLLQRPVVHDFRAADLVLGGQGAPLVPRADAALLGHTQGWRALLNLGGIANLTLIPPGSGSDRRAAVLGWDCGPANSLIDLGIRHFTNGAQPFDKGGAMAAQGRADEGWIQRWLQEDYFQLTPPKSTGRECFGQDDLTRRLRQLGGASATDAIATLTAFPAAVVAQDLEHLRQRRGIAPIEMITAGGGSQNPVLIDELRRRCRGLQLDESSRLGVPTEAREALVFALLAWWHHKGHPGNVPAVTGASREAVLGVQVNPA, encoded by the coding sequence ATGCTCTGCCTCGGGCTGATGAGCGGAACCAGTGCTGACGGTGTCGATGCCGTGCTGGCGCGCTTCGACGGCCCATCCCAGAGTCCTCACTGGTCCCTGCTTCACCACCACCATCGGCCCTATCCGCTCCAACTGCAGCAGCAGGTGGTGGCAGCCGGCCAAGGCGCACCGATGCCGGCTGCCGTCTGGCTGGAGCTGGCGGAAGCCATCACGAAGGTGCAAGCCGACGCGGCACGGGCATGCGACCCAGATGCACAAGCTGAGCTGATCGGCTGCCATGGCCAGACCGTCTGGCACCGCCCCCCGGCCCGAGGGGCAGGAGGGGGCAGCTGGCAGATGCTGCAGGCCCCACTGCTGGCCCATCTGCTGCAAAGGCCAGTGGTCCATGACTTCCGCGCGGCTGATCTGGTGCTTGGGGGGCAGGGAGCACCGCTCGTGCCTCGAGCCGATGCGGCGCTGCTGGGGCACACGCAGGGCTGGCGAGCACTACTGAACCTGGGCGGTATTGCCAACCTCACCCTGATCCCCCCCGGCAGTGGAAGCGACCGCCGTGCCGCTGTATTGGGATGGGACTGTGGACCAGCCAACAGCCTGATCGACTTGGGCATACGCCACTTCACCAATGGAGCCCAACCCTTCGACAAGGGTGGAGCGATGGCAGCGCAGGGCCGTGCGGATGAGGGCTGGATCCAGCGCTGGCTTCAAGAGGATTACTTCCAGCTGACACCACCGAAATCCACGGGACGGGAGTGTTTCGGGCAGGACGACCTCACCCGGCGCCTGCGTCAGCTCGGTGGAGCCTCAGCGACAGACGCCATCGCAACCCTGACGGCCTTTCCCGCTGCTGTGGTTGCCCAGGACCTGGAGCACCTGCGCCAAAGACGTGGCATCGCACCAATCGAAATGATCACAGCTGGTGGTGGCAGCCAAAACCCGGTGTTGATCGATGAGCTGCGGCGGCGCTGCCGAGGCTTGCAGCTGGACGAAAGCAGCAGGCTGGGGGTGCCGACTGAAGCCCGAGAAGCCCTGGTCTTCGCGTTATTGGCCTGGTGGCACCACAAAGGGCATCCCGGCAATGTGCCCGCCGTCACCGGAGCCAGTCGGGAAGCCGTGCTGGGCGTGCAGGTGAATCCGGCCTAA
- a CDS encoding TrkA family potassium uptake protein, whose translation MKEWWQWSPVQGSDRLGFAIIGVGRFGIAVCRELLQNGADVLALDRSERAVDELRQVEPSVEARVVDCTDEEALREAGVLEMGTVVVAISEPIEASITATLIAKDSEGSRVRQVIARATSDLHEKMLKRVGADRVIFPSRMQGERLGLELVRPNLMERLALDEQHCIEEIKVPEPFVGRSLRDLNLRKNFRVNVLAAGPQSSLMVNPPASHVLEEGHLLVVMGLVDDLQRLPKN comes from the coding sequence ATGAAGGAGTGGTGGCAGTGGAGCCCGGTCCAGGGCAGCGATCGCCTCGGCTTCGCGATTATCGGCGTGGGCCGTTTCGGTATCGCCGTGTGCCGGGAACTGCTTCAGAACGGAGCGGATGTGCTGGCCCTGGACCGTTCAGAGCGTGCGGTGGATGAACTTCGTCAAGTGGAGCCCAGCGTGGAAGCCCGCGTCGTGGACTGCACCGACGAAGAGGCCCTGCGGGAAGCCGGCGTGCTTGAAATGGGCACCGTCGTGGTGGCGATCAGTGAACCGATCGAGGCCAGCATCACCGCGACCTTAATCGCCAAAGACAGCGAGGGGAGCCGCGTGCGCCAGGTGATCGCAAGGGCAACGAGTGACCTCCACGAAAAAATGCTGAAGCGGGTGGGGGCCGACCGGGTGATCTTTCCCTCGCGCATGCAGGGCGAGCGCCTGGGTCTTGAACTGGTGCGCCCCAACCTGATGGAGCGGCTGGCCCTGGATGAACAGCACTGCATCGAGGAGATCAAGGTTCCAGAACCGTTTGTGGGGCGCTCGCTCAGGGATCTGAATTTGCGCAAAAACTTCAGGGTCAACGTGCTGGCGGCAGGACCGCAAAGCAGCCTGATGGTGAACCCACCGGCATCCCACGTGCTGGAGGAGGGGCACCTGCTGGTGGTGATGGGACTGGTGGACGACCTGCAACGGCTCCCGAAAAACTGA